TTCTGAAAAACTTGAACCTAAAGATAAAGGGTTGCTTAATCTTTCCACTATGTTTTCCAAATTTGGGTCTTTCAAGGTATTCCTCAATTTTTGTCAGGACTTTAGCCCAGAATTCTTTAAATGGGAGCCAGCGAAAGTGTTTTTCTAAAGCTCTTTTAAATGCTTCCTCAATTACCGAATAGCTGTCCACTAAAGTACCATCAAAGTCAAACGCAACTATCACTTTCTATCACCTGGTCAGGTATCCGTTACTCCATCCATTAAAAGTTTATCTCATATCACAAAGCATATATTCTATAGACGGGAAATATTTAGATGATCATTTAAAAAAGGTGATGCCAATGGGAAAGCAGTATCTCCCTAATCTGGCACATAAAGATGAAATGATTAAGGAGATTGGATTTGAGAGTATTGATGAGCTTTTCTCGGATGTTCCAAGAGAAGTAATGCATGAGTTCAATCTTCCAGAAGGGAAGAGCGAATACGAAGTGTTTTTAGAGATGAACCAAGTTCTCAACAAGAATAAGTCTGTCCTGGAAATGCCATCGTTTTTAGGGGCTGGGACATACTTCCACTATGTTCCAGCACACGTTAAGTACCTCATAGAGAGGAGTGAATTTCTGACAGCTTACACACCATATCAGGCAGAGATCAGTCAGGGAATGCTCCAGGCACTGTTTGAGTACCAAAGCTTGATAGCAGAGCTTGTAGGTTTGGAGATTGTAAATGCCTCGATGTACGACTGGGGGACTGCCTTAGGTGAAGCAGCATTAATGGCGGCAAGGGTTACCAAAAAGAATAAATTCGTGGTTCCAAGGCACATAAGCCCAGAGAAAAAGAGAGTCCTTGAGACATATGTAGCTGGGGCTGGAATGGAAATAGTCTACATTGACTGGAACGAGAGGGGGCAGATTGACTTAGAGAAACTCAAAGAGAATGTTGAGAATGCCGCAGGGGTTTACATTGAGATGCCCAACTTTTTCGGACTAATTGAAGAGAACATCGTTGAGGTTGGCGAAATTGCTCATGACAGCAAAGCCCTGTTTGTCGTTGGAGTTGATCCGACACTTCTTGGAATAGTTGAAGCTCCTGGCGAATTGGGTGCGGATGTTGTAATTGGTGAAGCAGCTTTCTTTGGAAACCCAATGAACTTCGGCGGTCCAAGGGCAGGAATTTTTGCGACAAGGAATGACAGGAAGCTTATCAGGCAGATGCCGGGAAGGATCATAGGCATGACAAAAGATGCCGATGGAAAGAGGGCCTTCGTAATGACACTCCAGACAAGAGAGCAGCACATTAGGAGAGCAAAGGCAACATCAAATATCTGTTCAAATGAAGCCCTTGTAGCAGTTGCAGCAGCGATACACTTAGCTTCACTTGGTCCCCAGGGTTTGAAAAAGCTTGGAGAAATAATCCTCAAAAACACCGCATACTTCAAGAAGAGAATAAGCGAAGTTGCTGAGCTGCCCTTTGATGGGATTAACTTCAAAGATGTCCTTGTGCGGTTTGAGGTGCCTTATGATGTGATTCACGAGCGTTTGTTAGGAAAGAACATTCATGGCGGTTATTACATTAAGCCGCACTTCCCAGAGCTTGGTGAGAGTGCGTTATTTGCAGTGACTGAAACAACAAGAAAAGAATGGATTGAGAAGCTTATAGTTGCGTTGAAAGAGATAATAGCCGAGGCCGAGCTGTGAGGTGATGAAAATGTACAGACAAGCTAAATGGGACGAACCTTTAATATTTGAGCTCTCAAAGCCTGGAAGGGTTGGGTTCTCACTTCCAGAACCAATTAAGGATGTTGAAGTTGATATTCCTGAAAAGCTCAAGAGAAAGAAGCTTGAGCTGCCAGAGTTGAGTGAGCCTGAGGTTGTTAGACACTACACAAGACTGAGCGAGATGAATTATGGCGTTGACAGTGGAATGTATCCTCTTGGCTCTTGTACTATGAAATACAATCCCAAGATAAATGAGGAAATTGCTGGGCATCCAAAGGTTGCATTCATACACCCATATCAAGATGAAAGAACAGTCCAAGGTGCTTTGCAAATAATGTGGGAGCTTGAACAGTGGCTTAAGGAAATCACGGGCATGGATCGCTTTACTTTGCAGCCAGCTGCTGGAGCCAACGGTGAATTTACCGGAGTCATGATCATCAGAGCTTATCATCTCGACCGCGGTGAGGTTCAGAGGAATGAGATGATTGTTCCGGACTCAGCTCATGGAACAAATCCGGCATCAGCAGCAATGGCTGGCTTCAAGGTCATTGAAATCCCATCAAATGAGCAGGGAATGGTCGATTTAGAGGCTTTGGAGAATGCTGTAGGTGAAAGAACAGCCGGATTGATGCTCACAAATCCAAACACTCTGGGGATTTTTGAGGAGGATATTTTGGAGATCGCAAAGATTGTCCATAAAGCTGGTGGACTGCTCTACTATGACGGAGCAAACTTAAACGGCATTCTTGGAAAGGTTAGACCTGGAGACATGGGCTTTGATGTTATTCACGTCAATTTGCACAAGACCTTCTCAACCCCTCACGGGGGCGGCGGACCAGGAGCTGGACCTGTTGGTGTTAAGGACTTCCTGAAGGACTACCTCCCGGTGCCGGTTGTTGAATACGACGAAGAGAACAACCGTTATTACCTTAACTACGACTTGCCGAAGAGTATTGGGAAGGTAAAGGAGTTTTACGGTAACTTTGCCGTTCTGGTTAGAGCATTGACGTATCTCAAGATAATGGGCAAGAACGGGCTTAAGGCTGTAAGTGAGATAGCTGTGCTAAATGCTAACTATCTAACGCAGAGGCTCAAGGGAACGAAGGGTTACGAGCTACCTCACAAGGAGCTTAGAAAGCACGAAGTGGTTTTCAGCGCGGAGCCTATGAAGAAAGAGACTGGAGTCAAAGCCCTTGATGTGGCCAAGAGATTGCTTGACCATGGCTTACATGCGCCGACAATTTACTTCCCACTTATTGTGCATGAGGCTTTGATGATTGAGCCCACTGAAACGGTGACCAAGGAGGATCTTGACTATTACGTTGAAGTTCTCAAGAAGATCAGCGAAGAAGCTTATACTAATCCAGAGATTGTCAAGAACGCCCCACACAACACTGCCGTTAGAAGGGTTGATGATGTCTTGGCAGCAAAGAGGCCTGTCATCACTTGGAGGATGTACAAGCAGCTTAAAGAGAAGGGAGAGATCGACATTTGAGATTTTCTTTTATTTTTTCGAAAGACTTAAATACTAATCTATCTTAGTACTAATCATGATTAGTCATTTTGTGAACAGGAAAAGGGAGCTTGAAAGACTTGAAAGGGAATGGAAAAACGTTCCATCATTTGTAGTTGTCTATGGGAGAAGGAGAATCGGGAAGACTCGTTTACTGGTGGAGTTCTCCAAAAACAAGAACACATTTTTTCACACATTTTTCGAAGGTACAAAAGAGAGCCACATTAAAGCGCTTAGAAAAGAACTTGCGGAATTCTTTAGCGATGAGATATTCCTAAGCCTGAACGATTACTACACTATTTTTAGGTATCTTGCAGACAAAATAGATGCCAAAACCCTCATTGTGCTTGATGAGTTTACATATGCTCTAAAGGGAGACAAGGAACTGGCAAGCAAGCTCCAAAGGGCTT
Above is a genomic segment from Thermococcus sp. SY098 containing:
- the gcvPA gene encoding aminomethyl-transferring glycine dehydrogenase subunit GcvPA, yielding MGKQYLPNLAHKDEMIKEIGFESIDELFSDVPREVMHEFNLPEGKSEYEVFLEMNQVLNKNKSVLEMPSFLGAGTYFHYVPAHVKYLIERSEFLTAYTPYQAEISQGMLQALFEYQSLIAELVGLEIVNASMYDWGTALGEAALMAARVTKKNKFVVPRHISPEKKRVLETYVAGAGMEIVYIDWNERGQIDLEKLKENVENAAGVYIEMPNFFGLIEENIVEVGEIAHDSKALFVVGVDPTLLGIVEAPGELGADVVIGEAAFFGNPMNFGGPRAGIFATRNDRKLIRQMPGRIIGMTKDADGKRAFVMTLQTREQHIRRAKATSNICSNEALVAVAAAIHLASLGPQGLKKLGEIILKNTAYFKKRISEVAELPFDGINFKDVLVRFEVPYDVIHERLLGKNIHGGYYIKPHFPELGESALFAVTETTRKEWIEKLIVALKEIIAEAEL
- the gcvPB gene encoding aminomethyl-transferring glycine dehydrogenase subunit GcvPB — translated: MYRQAKWDEPLIFELSKPGRVGFSLPEPIKDVEVDIPEKLKRKKLELPELSEPEVVRHYTRLSEMNYGVDSGMYPLGSCTMKYNPKINEEIAGHPKVAFIHPYQDERTVQGALQIMWELEQWLKEITGMDRFTLQPAAGANGEFTGVMIIRAYHLDRGEVQRNEMIVPDSAHGTNPASAAMAGFKVIEIPSNEQGMVDLEALENAVGERTAGLMLTNPNTLGIFEEDILEIAKIVHKAGGLLYYDGANLNGILGKVRPGDMGFDVIHVNLHKTFSTPHGGGGPGAGPVGVKDFLKDYLPVPVVEYDEENNRYYLNYDLPKSIGKVKEFYGNFAVLVRALTYLKIMGKNGLKAVSEIAVLNANYLTQRLKGTKGYELPHKELRKHEVVFSAEPMKKETGVKALDVAKRLLDHGLHAPTIYFPLIVHEALMIEPTETVTKEDLDYYVEVLKKISEEAYTNPEIVKNAPHNTAVRRVDDVLAAKRPVITWRMYKQLKEKGEIDI